A DNA window from Schistocerca americana isolate TAMUIC-IGC-003095 chromosome 4, iqSchAmer2.1, whole genome shotgun sequence contains the following coding sequences:
- the LOC124613739 gene encoding uncharacterized protein LOC124613739: MEINKDKSQLHQPEVTVLGHTVNSEGICLICHISHATSLQSPLSDALQGKYPSGDHKVMWTQDMTRTFSDPKTALASAITLAHPRGNSPISISTDTNDIMISAVLQQHIDKDSQPLCYFSKKLSTSQHKSSAFDTELLAISEARSYF; encoded by the exons atggagataaacaaagacAAATCCCAGCTGCACCAGCCAGAAGTTACCGTCCTAGGACACACAGTGAACTCTGAAGGCATATGCCTCAT CTGCCATATCTCTCATGCCACCTCCCTGCAGTCTCCTCTAAGTGACGCCTTGCAAGGCAAATATCCCTCAGGTGACCACAAGGTTATGTGGACCCAGGACATGACTCGCACCTTCAGTGACCCAAAAACAGCTCTAGCTAGTGCAATCACTCTAGCCCATCCCAGAGGCAATTCGCCTATCTCAATCAGTACAGACactaatgacatcatgatcagcgcTGTGCTGCAACAACACATTGACAAAGACTCTCAACCATTATGTTACTTTTCAAAAAAACTATCCACCTCGCAGCATAAATCGTCAGCATTTGACACGGAGCTACTGGCCATTTCTGAAGCCAGAAGCTATTTCTGA